In the genome of Henningerozyma blattae CBS 6284 chromosome 5, complete genome, one region contains:
- the TBLA0E01460 gene encoding uncharacterized protein (similar to Saccharomyces cerevisiae YHL026C; ancestral locus Anc_4.24) encodes MKHSRDIAKLILVIFIHQFISAVVAGGVEFAIAYGMYHHSSRTINLWAFPNTLSGDICLTLFVQIGSNWLTEEFLTGWDCYRGKCVNISYIPYYKNLSPKWKLYLDWFFEVPYGLVHKYETQESLIHAQNFTIRHRPLVSATPSLDEDNEEDEEDNEEDADSDYSDYDYGNTGIDIERQQVVIIPGVRFKHKPKPELYTFIYRLGIRYPDRNAFYNIFWLLFEKVIRVQILGTFLFIFIWPPAIGILIGVGHHLPHHRHEYFFHHYPQPQVIKLIFGIVVGLASEPFIVLWIMLRNEFFVQKLTQVMEEQRLIDEQENEKNRRTDFDSIGSNESTEVESVSSHDGNSENDSNVDSSTQNSCSDSSDDEDDANGNEDEDEDEDEDNGNNRIIEFITHDNNSNNDTITPVQSNESLATSTSETSMQSATSAVSAGSPPLSVSNIPKMATLDSDAQSESKDPQPITEDSSGTVAASATEDETQEPGQKAQEDLIDTDTETEASLEQDSIFVDVNGSEASRIQTEQEEQISTIAEEEEKEKDEEEKEEKEEEEEEEEEEEEEEEEEEEEENRQENNEEYVGDDLENTSIDTAENAVQTKNKLKQFLLG; translated from the coding sequence ATGAAACATTCTCGGGATATAGCGAAATTGATTCTAGTGATATTTATCCATCAATTCATATCTGCCGTGGTTGCAGGTGGTGTAGAATTCGCTATTGCTTATGGGATGTATCATCATTCTTCACGTACTATAAATCTTTGGGCTTTCCCGAACACATTATCTGGTGATATTTGTTTAACTTTATTTGTTCAAATTGGTTCAAATTGGTTAACAGAAGAGTTTTTAACTGGATGGGACTGTTATAGAGGAAAATGTGTCAATATCTCATATATACCCTactataaaaatttaagcCCCAAATGGAAATTATACTTGGATTGGTTTTTTGAAGTTCCCTATGGGTTAGTTCATAAATATGAAACTCAAGAGAGCTTAATTCATGCtcaaaattttacaataaGGCATCGCCCATTGGTAAGCGCTACTCCATCTCTCgatgaagataatgaagaGGACGAAgaagataatgaagaagatgccGATTCAGATTACTCTGATTATGATTATGGTAATACTGGCATAGACATCGAAAGACAACAAGTGGTGATCATTCCAGGGGTAAGATTCAAACACAAACCTAAACCAGAACTATACACTTTTATTTACAGATTGGGGATTAGATATCCAGATCGTAATgctttttataatattttttggttattatttgaaaaagtcATTCGTGTTCAAATATTAGGtacttttttattcatcttcatttggCCACCTGCCATTGGTATTTTAATAGGTGTTGGTCATCATTTACCACATCATCGTCATGAGTATTTTTTCCATCATTATCCACAACCACAAGTCATTAAATTAATCTTTGGTATAGTCGTAGGATTGGCAAGTGAACCGTTCATTGTTTTATGGATTATGCTaagaaatgaatttttcGTTCAAAAATTAACCCAAGTAATGGAAGAACAAAGATTAATTGACGAACAAGAAAATGAGAAAAATAGAAGAACTGATTTCGATTCAATTGGGTCAAATGAATCGACCGAAGTTGAATCTGTATCATCTCATGATGGTAACAGTGAAAATGATTCGAATGTGGATAGTTCAACTCAAAATAGTTGTAGTGATAGTAGTGACGATGAAGATGACGCTAATGGAAATGAAGACGAAGACGAAGACGAAGACGAAGATAATGGGAATAACAGAAttatagaatttattacgcatgataataatagtaataatgaCACAATCACACCGGTTCAATCAAATGAAAGTCTAGCGACCTCTACTTCTGAGACTTCAATGCAGAGTGCCACTTCAGCAGTTTCTGCTGGCTCACCTCCTTTAAGTGTATCGAATATACCAAAGATGGCAACGCTCGATAGTGACGCTCAAAGTGAGAGCAAAGATCCACAACCTATTACAGAAGATTCTTCAGGTACAGTTGCTGCTAGTGCCACCGAGGATGAAACCCAAGAACCTGGGCAAAAGGCACAAGAAGACTTGATAGATACAGACACTGAAACTGAAGCAAGTCTTGAACAGGACAGTATTTTTGTGGATGTTAACGGTTCTGAGGCCTCAAGGATCCAGACTGAACAAGAAGAGCAGATATCAACTATagctgaagaagaagagaaagagaaagatgaagaagaaaaagaagaaaaagaagaagaagaagaagaagaagaagaagaagaagaagaagaagaagaagaagaagaagaagagaaTAGACAAGAGAATAACGAAGAATATGTAGGagatgatttagaaaatacaTCCATAGACACTGCAGAAAATGCAGTACAAACTAAAAATAAGCTAAAGCAATTTTTATTGGGTTGA